One genomic window of Myxocyprinus asiaticus isolate MX2 ecotype Aquarium Trade chromosome 5, UBuf_Myxa_2, whole genome shotgun sequence includes the following:
- the LOC127440883 gene encoding gastrula zinc finger protein XlCGF8.2DB-like isoform X1 has translation MEFIKEESEDISITQPYTIKSEDTDGQRDLMELKEESQDMDEVEEKHQCQKPDHFKSEEQHYNCSQSGKKFSKKRTHTSAKKKCLTCSQCGKTFIHKGNLNRHMRIHTEEKHFTCPQCGMSFTCKRNLQVHQRTHTGEKPFTCDQCGKSFKRKGNLKSHIRIHTGEKPFTCHLCEKRFRKNGYLKNHMRIHTGEKPFTCLHCGKHFTERSSLSKHIEIHTGKRSFVCHQCGKSFNKKGNLKIHTRTHSGEKPFTCHQCGMSFTVRTDFIVHMKIHFLEKGHLIACLLN, from the coding sequence ATCTGATGGagctgaaagaggaaagtcaagacatggatgaagtggaggagaaacatcagtgTCAGAAACCTGATCATTTCAAATCAGAAGAACAACATTATAATTGCTCACAATCTGGAAAGAAATTCTCAAAAAAAAGAACTCATACAAGTgccaaaaaaaaatgtcttacctgctctcagtgtggaaagacttTCATTCATAAAGGAAACCTTAATCGTcatatgagaattcacactgaagAGAAGCATTTCACATGCCCACAGTGTGGAATGAGTTTTACTTGCAAAAGAAACCTTCAGGTTCACCAAAgaactcacactggagagaagcctttcacatgtgatcagtgtggaaagagtttcaagaGAAAAGGAAACCTTAAGAgtcacataagaattcacactggagagaagcctttcacatgccatctGTGTGAAAAACGTTTCAGGAAAAATGGGTACCTTAAgaatcacatgagaattcacactggagagaagcctttcacatgtctCCATTGTGGGAAGCATTTCACAGAGAGAAGCAGTCTTAGTAAACACATAGAAATTCACACTGGAAAGAGAAGTTTTgtatgccatcagtgtggaaaaagtttcaatAAAAAAGGAAACCTTAAAATTCACACAAGAactcactctggagagaagcctttcacatgtcaTCAGTGCGGGATGAGTTTCACAGTTCGAACAGACTTTATAGTTCATATGAAAATTCATTTTCTGGAGAAAGGACATTTAATTGCTTGTTTGTTAAATTGA
- the LOC127440883 gene encoding gastrula zinc finger protein XlCGF8.2DB-like isoform X2, with protein MELKEESQDMDEVEEKHQCQKPDHFKSEEQHYNCSQSGKKFSKKRTHTSAKKKCLTCSQCGKTFIHKGNLNRHMRIHTEEKHFTCPQCGMSFTCKRNLQVHQRTHTGEKPFTCDQCGKSFKRKGNLKSHIRIHTGEKPFTCHLCEKRFRKNGYLKNHMRIHTGEKPFTCLHCGKHFTERSSLSKHIEIHTGKRSFVCHQCGKSFNKKGNLKIHTRTHSGEKPFTCHQCGMSFTVRTDFIVHMKIHFLEKGHLIACLLN; from the coding sequence ATGGagctgaaagaggaaagtcaagacatggatgaagtggaggagaaacatcagtgTCAGAAACCTGATCATTTCAAATCAGAAGAACAACATTATAATTGCTCACAATCTGGAAAGAAATTCTCAAAAAAAAGAACTCATACAAGTgccaaaaaaaaatgtcttacctgctctcagtgtggaaagacttTCATTCATAAAGGAAACCTTAATCGTcatatgagaattcacactgaagAGAAGCATTTCACATGCCCACAGTGTGGAATGAGTTTTACTTGCAAAAGAAACCTTCAGGTTCACCAAAgaactcacactggagagaagcctttcacatgtgatcagtgtggaaagagtttcaagaGAAAAGGAAACCTTAAGAgtcacataagaattcacactggagagaagcctttcacatgccatctGTGTGAAAAACGTTTCAGGAAAAATGGGTACCTTAAgaatcacatgagaattcacactggagagaagcctttcacatgtctCCATTGTGGGAAGCATTTCACAGAGAGAAGCAGTCTTAGTAAACACATAGAAATTCACACTGGAAAGAGAAGTTTTgtatgccatcagtgtggaaaaagtttcaatAAAAAAGGAAACCTTAAAATTCACACAAGAactcactctggagagaagcctttcacatgtcaTCAGTGCGGGATGAGTTTCACAGTTCGAACAGACTTTATAGTTCATATGAAAATTCATTTTCTGGAGAAAGGACATTTAATTGCTTGTTTGTTAAATTGA